A stretch of DNA from Calditrichota bacterium:
TCGACAATGACGAATTCCAATTTGCGCACCTTGTTGCCGCTCAGCGCAAATCCGGTCAAATCGTCCCGCTTGAGGTAGATGTCAGGTCCTCCCAAGCTGTGGGACAGCCGGGGAAGGTGATGCACAGGGGTAGGAAGATGGGCAAGTGACACGCGGGGCGGGAACGTGAAAGGCACGGCGTAACCTCCTCTGTCGACTGTTGGCCACAGGCTCTGCAGTCCCGAGGGAACGGAATTGTCCAGGACGGCACCTGGCGTCCTCCCCCAGGGAGAGAACCAAGACAAGCTAAAAGGGCGCTGCCGTTCACAGCAGCGCCCTGGATGTTCAGCTCACACTTTGGGCAGCAAGCAGGATGGCCCCGATCACTCCGGCGTCGTTGCCAAGCTCTGCCGGGCGGATTTTCAGGCCCTTCCAGGCGGTGGGCATGGCCCTTTCGCGGACCGCCTGCGCCACCCGGTCGATGAAGAATGGGCCGGCATCGGCAACTCCCCCACCGATGACCACCATCTCCGGATTGAGGGCATTGGCAAAGCTGGCGATGCCGGCGCCGAGGTACTGGCTGGTCACTTCAACTGCGGCCAAGGCCTCCGGTTCGCCCGCCTTGGCCCGTTCAAAAACGAGCTTGGCATCTGCCTCGGGGGGCACCGACTTTCCGGCCTCCTGAAGCCGTGCCAGATACTCTCGCACAGTGGCTGGCGCGGAGGCATATTGCTCCAAGCAGCCGCGCCCCCCGCACGGGCAAGGCCGACCGTCGAACTCCACCAGGGTGTGGCCGAGCTCGGCGCCGGCAAAATGACTGCCGCGGTAGATTTCGCCGTTCAGGTACAGCCCACCGCCGATGCCCGTGCCCACGGTCAGGCACACCGCGTGTCGACACCCCTTGGCTGCGCCCACGGTCACCTCTGCTAAGGTCATCAGATTGGCATCATTGTCCGCGAAGGTGGGGAGGCCGAAATGGCGGGCCATCCTCTCGGCAATCTCCACGTCTGCCCAGTGCGGGAGATTTGGGCTCTGCCCTACCAGTCGCCCCCTGTCCACATCGATGACCCCTGGGCTGCCTACCCCGATGGCTCGCACCACGCCCCCGTGCTGCTCGGCTGCCCCAAGCAGTTCCTCCACGGCGGCGAACATGTTATCGAAGATGACGTCCGCCGGGGCAGTCGCCGCAGAAGGCCGCTTCGCTTTCTGCAAGAGGCGGCCTTTCGTGTCCCCCAAGGCCGACTTGAGGAAGGTTCCACCCAGATCCAGCCCTACGATGAGGTCCATGGCGCCACTCCACCTTCACCTTTCCTGCGCGAACAAGCCATTACGCCTTGAGCTCGTAGTACCCCTCTTTGACCTTCTCGATAGTAATCTTGTGCCCATAGCGCAGAGGGACGCTGCCCACGAATGGTCGCAAGTCGATGCGATAGCTCCTGGTCGGCTTGCGGGGGCCCATGCTCCAACACTCCACTGCCGCCACAGCCACCTCATGATACTTGCCACCCACCTTCAACTTGAACGGTTTACCCGGCGCGGGAAAGAGCTCCAAGCTCCCCTTTTGCACCAGAAGGTACTGCCCCCGCACCTCTTCATCGGACAGCTTGCGAACGTAGACAGGGCGTTCCTTTGCCACGGGTCTTCCCTCCGGAGTTGCACCAAGGAAATGGCTGCGAAGCGCTTGTCACCCAGCGGAAGAAGGGCGCCTTACAGTTCCGCCAGAATGGCGTTCAAGTCGGCCAAGTGCTGCTGTTCTTCCCGGATGGTGACATCGACATGCTTGCGTTGGGCGTCGGGGACATGCTTGCGCAGTTCCTCTAACAGCAGCAGCGTGTTCCGCTCGGTCTCAATGGCAAGCTTGACGGCGTCGACATCTGACTTTTCCTGGGCCATGGCCGCTGCAGCCTCGGCATCAGGAAAAATCTTGTAGTTGAGCAGCGCCTTCACATAGGCGTCGTACTCCCCAGGATAGCTTTCTGCCACATCGGGTTCGCCCAGGCGCTCCAGGAGCTCGGTGAAGAGCTTCTCGTGGTGGCGCTCCTGCTCGGCAATCCGGGCAGCCGCCTCACGCAGCTTCTTGGACTTGGCCTTTTTAGCGAGCGCGCTGTAGTACGCTGCGCCGTTCTGCTCCTCGGTGATGTTCATCTTGACGATCTCGTTGGCATAGAACAGGTGTCCCATGGCTTTCTCCTCGCTAATTCCAGTCTGCTCTCTGCAACTATCACTCCCAGGGTCGATGCAACAGCACCTCAGGGCGGCGCTCGAACTGCACGTCGTCCCTGCCGGCGTGGTAGCGCTGGTGGAAAGAGCGCCT
This window harbors:
- a CDS encoding D-cysteine desulfhydrase family protein yields the protein MPFTFPPRVSLAHLPTPVHHLPRLSHSLGGPDIYLKRDDLTGFALSGNKVRKLEFVIV
- a CDS encoding ROK family protein, which translates into the protein MDLIVGLDLGGTFLKSALGDTKGRLLQKAKRPSAATAPADVIFDNMFAAVEELLGAAEQHGGVVRAIGVGSPGVIDVDRGRLVGQSPNLPHWADVEIAERMARHFGLPTFADNDANLMTLAEVTVGAAKGCRHAVCLTVGTGIGGGLYLNGEIYRGSHFAGAELGHTLVEFDGRPCPCGGRGCLEQYASAPATVREYLARLQEAGKSVPPEADAKLVFERAKAGEPEALAAVEVTSQYLGAGIASFANALNPEMVVIGGGVADAGPFFIDRVAQAVRERAMPTAWKGLKIRPAELGNDAGVIGAILLAAQSVS